From Pseudomonas alcaligenes, a single genomic window includes:
- the flgD gene encoding flagellar hook assembly protein FlgD has protein sequence MSSVSGVSSVLDQYQIKEDSGTSSNELGKNQFLELLVAQLNNQNPLEPQANGEFIAQLAQFSQVEGIEKLNSSMDSLVTGYQSSQALQASSLVGRKVIVPSEKAVVDTSETFKGSLVLPVTSSNVYVNIYDSTGSVVNRVNLGQQAAGQVSFMWDGKDSSGKLLSPGTYKFEAQATYADGTKGLYTLLPANVDSVTLGQNGGEMQLNLAGLGSVALSQVQMIGQ, from the coding sequence ATGAGCAGTGTAAGTGGCGTCAGTTCGGTACTCGACCAGTATCAGATCAAGGAAGACAGCGGTACTTCCAGCAACGAGCTGGGCAAGAACCAGTTCCTCGAGCTGCTGGTGGCCCAGTTGAACAACCAGAACCCGCTGGAGCCGCAGGCCAACGGCGAGTTCATCGCCCAGCTGGCGCAGTTCAGCCAGGTCGAGGGGATCGAGAAGCTCAACAGCAGCATGGACTCGCTGGTGACTGGCTATCAGTCGTCCCAGGCGCTGCAGGCGTCCTCCCTGGTCGGGCGCAAGGTCATAGTGCCGAGCGAGAAGGCGGTGGTGGATACCAGCGAGACCTTCAAGGGCAGCCTGGTGCTGCCGGTCACCAGCAGCAACGTGTACGTCAACATCTACGACAGCACTGGCTCGGTGGTGAACCGGGTCAACCTCGGCCAGCAGGCGGCGGGGCAGGTGAGCTTCATGTGGGACGGCAAGGACTCCAGCGGCAAGCTGCTGTCGCCCGGCACCTACAAGTTCGAGGCGCAGGCCACCTACGCCGATGGCACCAAGGGCCTCTACACCCTGCTGCCGGCCAACGTCGACAGCGTCACCCTGGGGCAGAACGGTGGCGAGATGCAGCTCAACCTCGCCGGCCTCGGCAGCGTAGCGCTGTCGCAGGTGCAGATGATCGGTCAATAA
- the flgE gene encoding flagellar hook protein FlgE encodes MSFNIGLSGLRAATSDLNVTGNNIANAGTAGFKQSRAEFADVYAASVLGTGSNPQGSGVLLSDVSQLFNQGNINYTQNALDLAINGNGFFVTSNNGEVSYTRAGYFGTDRDGYMVNNFGYKLQGYAVDANGNLQNGVVSDIQIQTASQSPKATENITQTFNLNSTNTVPTTTPFDPTDPTTYNSSTSTNIYDTQGNAHVFTQYFVKTAANTWTMNVLVDGRNPNDPTLTTPYTANVGFTTAGQLDLTTLSSPDLTVNADGTISMTNWTPAAPDSSVPPVWSSNGATAAAAGVTLDLRNSTQFSSSFAVSAVSQDGYTTGELSGLEIDDTGVIFARYTNGQSLVQGQVVLANFANVQGLTPVGKTAWVQSFQSGEPVVGTPRSGTLGALQAGALEDSNVELSDQLVNLIVAQRNYQANAKTIETESAITQTIINLR; translated from the coding sequence ATGTCTTTCAATATCGGTCTCAGCGGTCTGCGAGCGGCCACCAGTGACCTCAACGTCACCGGCAACAACATCGCCAACGCCGGCACCGCCGGCTTCAAGCAGTCGCGCGCGGAGTTCGCCGACGTGTATGCCGCCTCGGTGCTCGGCACTGGCTCCAACCCGCAGGGCAGCGGTGTGCTGCTATCCGATGTGTCGCAGCTGTTCAACCAGGGCAACATCAACTACACGCAGAACGCCCTGGATCTGGCGATCAACGGCAACGGCTTCTTCGTCACCAGCAACAACGGCGAGGTCAGCTACACCCGCGCCGGCTACTTCGGTACCGACCGCGACGGCTACATGGTCAACAACTTCGGCTACAAGCTGCAGGGCTATGCGGTGGATGCCAACGGCAACCTGCAGAACGGCGTGGTCAGCGATATCCAGATCCAGACCGCCAGCCAGTCGCCCAAGGCCACCGAGAACATCACCCAGACGTTCAACCTGAACTCGACCAATACGGTGCCGACCACCACGCCGTTCGACCCGACTGACCCGACCACCTACAACTCGTCGACCTCGACCAACATCTACGACACCCAGGGCAACGCCCACGTCTTCACCCAGTACTTCGTCAAGACGGCGGCCAACACCTGGACCATGAACGTGCTGGTCGACGGTCGCAACCCCAACGACCCGACCCTGACCACGCCCTACACCGCCAACGTGGGCTTCACCACGGCCGGTCAGCTGGATCTGACCACTCTCAGTTCGCCGGATCTAACGGTCAACGCCGACGGCACCATCAGCATGACCAACTGGACGCCGGCCGCGCCGGACAGTTCGGTGCCGCCGGTATGGAGCTCCAACGGTGCCACCGCGGCCGCCGCCGGGGTGACCCTGGATCTGCGCAACTCCACCCAGTTCTCCAGCTCCTTCGCGGTCAGTGCCGTCAGCCAGGACGGCTACACCACCGGCGAGCTGTCGGGCCTGGAAATCGACGACACCGGGGTGATCTTCGCCCGCTACACCAACGGCCAGTCGCTGGTGCAGGGGCAGGTGGTGCTGGCCAACTTCGCCAACGTGCAGGGCCTCACGCCGGTCGGCAAGACCGCCTGGGTGCAGTCCTTCCAGTCCGGCGAGCCGGTGGTGGGTACGCCGCGTTCCGGCACCCTGGGTGCCCTGCAGGCCGGCGCCCTGGAAGACTCCAACGTGGAGCTGTCGGATCAGCTGGTGAACCTGATCGTGGCCCAACGCAACTACCAGGCCAACGCCAAGACCATCGAAACCGAGAGTGCCATTACCCAGACCATCATCAACCTGCGGTAA
- the flgF gene encoding flagellar basal-body rod protein FlgF, translating into MDKMLYVSMTGASQNTMAQRAHANNLANISTSGFRRDFEQARSMPVFGETFPARVFAMSERPGTDFTPGSLQETGRDMDVAIDGQGWIAVQSADGSEAYVRTASLQIDSLGQLRTGNGLPVLGNGGPIAIPPEQKVEIGQDGTISIRALGESPSTMAEVDRIKLVNPDPKTLEKGLDGLIRVKDAQQPAAADANVRVTSGFIEASNVNAVEEMTAILSLSRQFELHVKMMHTAEEDATAMARVMQLS; encoded by the coding sequence ATGGACAAGATGCTGTACGTTTCCATGACTGGCGCCAGCCAGAACACCATGGCTCAACGTGCCCACGCCAACAACCTGGCGAACATTTCCACCAGCGGCTTCCGTCGCGACTTCGAGCAGGCGCGTTCGATGCCGGTATTCGGCGAGACCTTCCCGGCTCGCGTGTTTGCCATGAGCGAGCGGCCTGGCACCGACTTCACCCCGGGTTCGCTGCAGGAAACCGGTCGCGACATGGATGTGGCCATCGATGGCCAGGGCTGGATTGCCGTGCAGTCCGCCGATGGCAGCGAAGCCTATGTGCGTACCGCCAGCCTGCAGATCGACTCGCTGGGCCAGCTGCGCACCGGCAATGGTTTGCCGGTGCTCGGCAATGGCGGGCCGATTGCCATACCGCCGGAGCAGAAAGTCGAGATCGGCCAGGACGGCACCATCAGCATCCGTGCCCTCGGCGAGTCGCCCAGCACCATGGCCGAGGTCGACCGCATCAAGCTGGTCAACCCGGATCCGAAGACCCTGGAAAAAGGCCTCGACGGCCTGATCCGGGTCAAGGACGCGCAGCAGCCTGCTGCCGCTGACGCCAACGTGCGCGTGACCTCCGGCTTCATCGAGGCGAGCAACGTGAATGCCGTGGAGGAGATGACCGCGATCCTCTCGCTGTCCCGCCAGTTCGAACTGCACGTGAAGATGATGCACACGGCCGAAGAAGACGCCACGGCCATGGCACGCGTCATGCAACTCAGCTAA
- the flgG gene encoding flagellar basal-body rod protein FlgG, translating into MIPALWVSKTGLSAQDMNLTTISNNLANVSTTGFKRDRAEFEDLLYQIRRQPGGQSSQDSELPTGLQLGTGVRIAGTQKIHTQGSLQTTEQPLDLAVNGRGFFQILQPDGTVAYTRDGSFHLNSDGQIVTSQGFALEPAIVLPAEVQTFTVGEDGTVSVTTVGNPASQVIGNIQTADFVNYGGLQAIGNNLFLETASSGAPQVGTPGLTGLGVVLQNTLENSNVSVVEELVNMITTQRAYEMNSKVISTADQMLSFITQNL; encoded by the coding sequence ATGATTCCGGCTCTGTGGGTCAGTAAAACCGGTCTGTCCGCCCAGGACATGAACCTGACCACGATTTCCAACAACCTGGCGAACGTATCGACCACCGGGTTCAAGCGCGATCGCGCCGAATTCGAGGATCTGCTGTACCAGATCCGCCGTCAGCCCGGCGGCCAGTCCAGCCAGGACAGCGAACTGCCGACCGGCCTGCAGCTGGGTACCGGTGTGCGCATTGCCGGCACCCAGAAGATCCATACCCAGGGCAGCCTGCAGACCACCGAGCAGCCGCTCGACCTGGCCGTCAACGGTCGTGGCTTCTTCCAGATCCTGCAGCCGGACGGCACCGTGGCCTATACCCGCGACGGCAGCTTCCACCTCAATTCCGACGGCCAGATCGTCACCTCCCAGGGTTTTGCCCTGGAGCCGGCCATCGTGCTGCCGGCCGAGGTGCAGACCTTCACCGTGGGTGAGGACGGCACTGTCTCCGTCACCACCGTCGGTAATCCGGCGTCGCAGGTGATCGGCAACATCCAGACCGCCGACTTCGTCAACTACGGCGGCCTGCAGGCGATTGGCAACAACCTGTTCCTGGAGACCGCCTCCAGCGGCGCGCCGCAGGTCGGCACCCCAGGCCTGACCGGCCTTGGCGTGGTACTGCAGAACACCCTGGAAAACTCCAACGTCAGCGTGGTCGAGGAACTGGTGAACATGATCACCACCCAGCGCGCCTACGAGATGAACTCCAAGGTCATCTCCACCGCCGACCAGATGCTGTCCTTCATTACGCAGAATCTTTAA
- the flgH gene encoding flagellar basal body L-ring protein FlgH has product MNRLMFLLPLLGSVALSACVTPPPKPDDPYYAPVLPRTPLPAAQTNGSIYQAGFETNLYDDRKAYRVGDIITITLSEKTQASKKAGSSIDKDSTTSLGLTSLFGGGVSVDNPDSGLNPITGDKLGLSASYSGSRATEGKSDADQSNSLSGSITVTVAEVLPNGILAVRGEKWMTLNTGDELVRIAGLIRSDDIATDNTVSSTRVANARITYSGTGAFADASQPGWFDRFFTSPLFPF; this is encoded by the coding sequence ATGAACCGGCTGATGTTTCTTCTCCCCCTGCTGGGCAGCGTGGCCCTGAGTGCCTGCGTCACGCCCCCACCGAAGCCGGACGATCCCTATTACGCCCCGGTGCTGCCGCGCACCCCGCTGCCGGCGGCGCAGACTAACGGCTCCATCTACCAGGCCGGTTTCGAAACCAATCTGTATGACGACCGTAAGGCCTACCGGGTTGGCGACATCATCACCATCACCCTCAGCGAGAAGACCCAGGCCAGCAAGAAGGCCGGCTCCTCGATCGACAAGGACAGCACCACCAGCCTCGGCCTGACTTCGCTGTTTGGCGGCGGCGTTTCGGTGGACAACCCGGATAGCGGCCTCAACCCGATTACCGGCGACAAGCTGGGCCTCAGCGCCTCCTACTCGGGTAGCCGCGCCACCGAGGGCAAGAGCGATGCCGACCAGAGCAACAGCCTGAGCGGCTCGATCACCGTGACCGTGGCCGAAGTGCTGCCCAACGGCATCCTCGCCGTGCGCGGCGAGAAGTGGATGACCCTCAACACCGGTGACGAGTTGGTGCGCATCGCCGGGCTGATCCGCTCGGACGACATCGCCACCGACAACACCGTGTCGTCCACCCGCGTGGCCAACGCACGCATCACCTACTCGGGCACCGGCGCCTTCGCCGACGCCAGCCAGCCGGGCTGGTTCGACCGCTTCTTCACCAGCCCGCTGTTCCCGTTCTGA